A genomic window from Sparus aurata chromosome 4, fSpaAur1.1, whole genome shotgun sequence includes:
- the tjp1a gene encoding tight junction protein ZO-1 isoform X2, producing MKYQKYITVMQMAMGVTASNKDCLPTKRQLWVTPPDGETSPSGAPGCSDEPSGATGGAGAMAMPATSTLSLPMSQGKPSLRRIKGRIHRSKSLDSIDLLDSNSAAMEETVIWEQHTVTLHRAPGFGFGIAISGGRDNPHFQSGETSIVISDVLKGGPAEGLLQENDRVVMVNAVSMDNVEHAYAVQQLRKSGKNAKITIRRKRKVQIPVSRPGDRETMSEHEEEDSDEDDGYEHHTGGGRSAYEGASGGTGTGRRPDRERSSSNRRDNSASRERSISPRSDRRSQASSAPPRPAKVTLVKSRKNEEYGLRLASHIFVKDISPESLAARDGNIQEGDVVLKINGTVTENLSLIDAKKLIERSKGKLKMVVQRDERATLLNIPDLDDSIPSANNSDRDDISEIHSLTSDHSNRSHGRGRSRSPDRPETSDHLRHSPRQISNGSHRSRDEERISKPGAMSTPVKSSDDGVLSQASDQASSSNEKQLPPLPEPKPVYAQPGQPDVDLPVSPSDAPVPSAAHDDSILRPSMKLVKFKKGESVGLRLAGGNDVGIFVAGVLEDSPAAKEGLEEGDQILRVNNVDFANIIREEAVLFLLDLPRGEEVTILAQKKKDVYRRIVESDVGDSFYIRTHFEYEKESPYGLSFNKGEVFRVVDTLYNGKLGSWLAIRIGKNHQEVERGIIPNKNRAEQLSSVQYTLPKTPGGDRADFWRFRGLRSSKRNLRKSREDLSAQPVQTKFPAYERVVLREAGFLRPVVIFGPIADVAREKLAREEPDIFEQAKTQQQQGGEKSEPRDAGTDQKSSGIIRLHTIKQIIDRDKHAVLDITPNAVDRLNYAQWYPIVVFLNPDTKQGVKTMRTRLCPESRKSARKLYERALKLRKNNHHLFTTTINLNNMNDGWFGALKEIIQQQQNQLVWVSEGKADGAAEDDLDIHDDRLSYLSAPGSEYSMYSTDSRHTSDYEDTDTEGGAYTDQELDETLNDDVGPPTELAITRSSEPVREDPPVIQEPPGYAGYQHTVQPDPLNRIDPAGFKAPAPQQKAEAAAVPSIPQQPEPLAETVPPAVDVTVKTVGGLSPDEAPAAPHSQPSPIPEAGSLRRPTPELTPQSVTPEPLQSGPAISEPKMFQKDPYSTDNTGRIGHSMKPVTYSPPQGYHPDQPYRDYDHPPSRYDVSSSGGGYPEPKYRNYDSNLPYENSVPHFDQQQWNPYSQPHSTANSQGYDPRLPYSDGPDSQYTPPLRYDEPPPQQGFDGRPRYGKPTGPGPVRYDDPPPPAPMSDLHYDQDSHLSTFPSAAHSPEPAAQRSAYNQGPTPQQKSYKPQQYDPIPVNSETSPTPPPKAEAPSPSPVDAPKPVPAREEQQDDPAMRPQSVLTRVKMFENKRSVSVDRARDAGDSVGNKAADLPLKAGGVIPKANSLSNLDQEKTFRAPEPQKPHSSVADDIVRSNHYDPDEDEDYYRKQLSYFDKLQTGPNKPQPQAQASHNFPRTESVEKPSPVEKKYEPVPQVTPALPPATLPKPAPEAKAPAREDTVQTNFLPHKSFPEKSPVNGTSEQPPKTLTNTGAPPVSSYNRYTPKPYTTSAKPFARMFDSPKFNHNLLPNDKPEIAPKGRSSSPVKPQIPPQPQNMDHDSGLDTFTRTMDHRSKHQHNNINAVPKAIPVSPSALDDDEDEDEGHTVVATARGIFNSNGGVLSSIETGVSIIIPQGAIPEGVEQEIYFKVCRDNSILPPLDKEKGETLLSPLVMCGPHGLKFLKPVELRLPHCASMTPDGWSFALKSSDSSSGDPKSWQNKSLPGDPNYLVGANCVSVLIDHF from the exons agtgCAGCGATGGAGGAAACAGTCATATGGGAGCAGCACACAGTGACCCTTCACAGG gcCCCAGGCTTTGGGTTTGGTATTGCAATCTCTGGCGGGCGAGACAACCCTCATTTTCAGAGTGGGGAGACGTCCATTGTGATATCTGATGTGCTGAAAGGAGGTCCTGCAGAGGGACTGCTTCA GGAAAATGATCGAGTGGTGATGGTCAATGCAGTCTCTATGGACAATGTCGAACATGCCTATGCTGTGCAGCAACTCCGAAAGAGTGGCAAAAATGCAAAGATA ACTATTCGTCGGAAAAGGAAAGTGCAAATCCCTGTTTCTCGGCCAGGGGACAGGGAGACAATGTCAGAGCACGAGGAAGAAGATAGTGATGAGGATGATGGCTATGAGCACCACACTGGTGGTGGCAGAAGTGCCTATGAAGGAGCGAGCGGAGGCACGGGCACTGGCAGGCGTCCTGATCGTGAGcggagcagcagcaacagacgGGATAACAGTGCCTCGCGGGAGCGTAGCATCTCTCCGCGCTCTGATCGCCGATCACAAGCCTCCTCTGCTCCACCCAGGCCTGCCAAGGTCACTCTTGTTAAGTCCCGCAAGAATGAAG AGTATGGACTTCGGTTGGCCAGCCACATATTTGTCAAGGACATCTCCCCGGAAAGCCTTGCTGCCAGAGATGGGAACATCCAGGAGGGAGATGTAGTACTTAAG atcAATGGCACAGTTACAGAGAACCTATCACTGATAGATGCCAAGAAGCTGATTGAGAGGTCAAAGGGCAAGTTGAAGATGGTGGTGCAGAGAGATGAGCGAGCCACACTGCTCAACATTCCTGACCTTGATGACAGCATCCCATCAGCCAATAACTCTGACAGAGATG ACATTTCAGAAATACATTCACTGACATCAGATCATTCCAATCGATCCCACGGGCGGGGTCGATCACGTTCGCCTGACAGGCCCGAAACATCGGACCACCTCCGTCACTCACCTCGGCAGATCAGTAATGGCAG CCATCGAAGTCGAGATGAAGAGCGCATATCCAAACCAGGGGCCATGTCCACACCCGTGAAAAGCTCTGATGATGGTGTCTTGTCACAGGCCAGTGACCAAGCCAGCTCCAGTAATGAGAAGCAGTTGCCTCCGCTGCCAG AACCAAAGCCAGTTTATGCACAGCCTGGTCAGCCTGACGTGGATCTGCCTGTCAGCCCTTCTGATGCCCCTGTACCCAGTGCCGCTCATGATGACAGCATCCTGAG GCCGAGTATGAAGCTGGTCAAGTTCAAGAAGGGAGAGAGTGTCGGTCTGCGGTTAGCAGGAGGGAACGACGTGGGAATTTTTGTGGCAGGAGTCTTGGAGGACAGTCCTGCAGCCAAGGAGGGGCTGGAGGAGGGAGACCAGATTCTCAGG GTGAACAATGTGGACTTTGCTAACATCATCCGGGAAGAGGCTGTGTTGTTTCTGCTGGATCTCCCAAGAGGAGAAGAAGTTACTATTCTGgctcagaaaaagaaagatg TGTATCGGAGGATAGTGGAATCAGACGTGGGTGACTCCTTCTACATCCGGACACATTTTGAATATGAGAAAGAGTCGCCGTACGGGTTGAGCTTCAACAAGGGCGAGGTGTTCCGTGTAGTAGATACGCTCTACAACGGCAAATTAGGCTCCTGGCTTGCTATCCGTATTGGCAAGAACCATCAGGAAGTGGAAAGGGGCATCATTCCCAACAAAAACAG AGCCGAGCAGCTATCTAGTGTGCAGTACACCCTCCCGAAAACACCAGGAGGCGACAGAGCCGACTTCTGGAGATTCCGAGGATTGCGAAGCTCCAAGAGGAATTTGCGGAAGAGCAGGGAGGACTTGTCAGCCCAGCCAGTTCAGACCAAGTTCCCTGCCTATGAGAGGGTGGTGCTGAGGGAAG CTGGGTTCCTGAGGCCTGTGGTTATCTTTGGGCCAATAGCAGACGTGGCCAGAGAGAAACTGGCCAGAGAGGAGCCAGACATTTTTGAACAAGCGA aaacacagcaacaacaaggAGGGGAAA AGAGCGAACCCAGGGATGCGGGAACCGACCAGAAAAGCTCGGGCATCATTCGCCTGCACACCATTAAACAGATCATTGACCGG GACAAGCATGCAGTGCTGGACATCACCCCTAATGCAGTGGACCGTCTGAACTACGCTCAGTGGTATCCAATTGTGGTGTTTCTCAACCCAGACACAAAGCAGGGCGTCAAGACCATGAGGACCCGACTCTGCCCCGAGTCTAGAAAGAGCGCCAGGAAGCTCTATGAACGAGCACTCAAATTAAGGAAGAACAACCACCACCTCTTCACCA caaCCATTAACTTGAACAACATGAATGATGGTTGGTTTGGAGCATTGAAAGAGAtaatccagcagcagcagaaccagcTGGTGTGGGTCTCAGAGGgcaag GCTGATGGGGCAGCTGAGGATGACTTGGACATCCACGATGACCGTCTATCCTACCTTTCGGCGCCAGGCAGTGAGTATTCCATGTACAGCACTGACAGCCGCCACACCTCCGACTACGAGGACACGGACACAGAGGGTGGAGCCTACACCGACCAGGAGCTGGATGAAACACTGAATGACGATGTGGGTCCACCCACGGAGCTTGCCATCACCCGCTCATCTGAGCCTGTCCGTGAGGATCCGCCCGTCATCCAGGAGCCGCCCGGCTACGCTGGCTACCAGCACACAGTGCAGCCAGACCCCCTGAACCGCATCGACCCGGCTGGATTCAAGGCACCAGCGCCGCAGCAG AAAGCAGAAGCCGCTGCCGTCCCTAGCATCCCCCAGCAGCCTGAGCCCCTGGCTGAGACAGTGCCCCCTGCTGTCGACGTTACTGTAAAAACTGTAGGGGGTCTGAGCCCTGACGaggctcctgcagctcctcacagCCAGCCAAGCCCCATCCCAGAGGCTGGCTCGCTCAGGAGGCCCACACCTGAGCTAACCCCTCAGAGCGTGACACCAGAACCTCTACAGTCTGGACCGGCCATTTCAGAACCAAAG ATGTTTCAGAAGGATCCATACAGCACAGACAACACAGGGAGAATTGGTCACAGCATGAAGCCTGTGACATACAGCCCTCCGCAGGGATATCACCCTGACCAGCCATACAGAGATTACGACCACCCACCCAGTCGGTATGATGTCAGCAGCAGCGGAGGTGGTTACCCAGAACCAAAGTACCGCAACTATGACTCTAACCTGCCCTACGAGAACAGTGTGCCTCACTTCGACCAGCAACAGTGGAACCCATACAGTCAGCCGCACTCTACTGCCAACTCACAGGGCTACGATCCCCGTTTGCCATACAGTGATGGCCCTGATTCCCAGTACACGCCTCCTCTCCGCTACGACGAGCCCCCACCTCAGCAGGGATTCGACGGACGGCCTCGCTATGGAAAACCGACGGGTCCAGGGCCCGTCCGTTATGAtgatcctccacctcctgctccaaTGTCTGATCTGCACTACGACCAGGATTCTCACCTGAGCACATTCCCATCAGCTGCCCACTCACCAGAGCCCGCTGCCCAGCGGTCTGCCTATAACCAGGGACCAACACCGCAACAAAAGAGCTACAAACCTCAGCAGTATGACCCCATTCCTGTGAACTCTGAAACCAGCCCAACACCACCCCCCAAAGCAGAGGCCCCCTCGCCATCCCCTGTGGATGCTCCAAAGCCTGTCCCTGccagagaagagcagcaggatgACCCTGCCATGCGGCCACAGTCTGTCCTGACAAGGGTCAAGATGTTTGAGAACAAACGCTCTGTGTCGGTGGACAGAGCCAGAGATGCAGGGGATTCAGTTGGGAACAAG GCAGCTGATTTACCTTTGAAAGCAGGAGGAGTAATCCCCAAGGCAAATTCTCTGAGCAACCTGGATCAAGAGAAGACCTTTAG AGctccagagccacagaagcCTCACTCCAGCGTAGCAGATGACATAGTGCGCTCAAACCATTACGACCCTGATGAAGACGAGGACTACTACAGGAAACAGCTGTCTTATTTTGACAAGCTCCAGACCGGTCCCAACAAACCCCAGCCACAAGCACAAGCAAGCCACAACTTCCCCAG GACAGAGTCAGTGGAAAAACCAAGTCCAGTGGAGAAAAAATATGAACCAGTTCCCCAGGTGACACCTGCCCTACCACCAGCCACACTGCCCAAACCTGCACCCGAAG CCAAGGCTCCTGCCCGAGAGGACACTGTCCAGACCAACTTCCTGCCTCACAAGAGTTTCCCTGAGAAGTCTCCAGTTAATGGCACAAGTGAACAACCTCCGAAAACACTCACAAATACCGGGGCTCCGCCAGTATCCAGCTACAACCGCTACACGCCTAAGCCCTACACCACGTCTGCCAAGCCTTTTGCTCGCATGTTCGACAGTCCTAAATTCAACCACAACCTTCTGCCCAATGACAAACCAGAGATCGCTCCGAAG GGTCGGAGCTCCAGTCCAGTAAAGCCTCAGATTCCCCCACAGCCCCAGAACATGGACCATGACAGCGGTTTGGACACTTTCACACGCACTATGGATCACCGTTCCAAACACCAGCACAACAACATCAACGCTGTTCCCAAGGCCATCCCCGTGAG CCCCAGTGCCCTGGATGATGACGAGGATGAAGATGAGGGCCACACAGTGGTTGCGACAGCTCGAGGCATCTTCAACTCCAACGGTGGCGTCTTAAGCTCTATTGAGACAGGTGTCAGCATAATTATCCCACAGGGTGCCATCCCTGAAGGTGTGGAGCAGGAGATCTACTTCAAGGTCTGCAGAGACAACAGCATCCTGCCACCACTCGACAAGGAGAAGG gagAGACTCTGCTCAGTCCTCTGGTGATGTGTGGACCTCATGGCCTCAAGTTTTTAAAGCCTGTGGAGCTGCGCTTACCTCACTGTGCGTCAATGACCCCTGATGGTTGGTCTTTTGCTCTAAAATCCTCCGACTCCTCGTCGG gtgacCCAAAAAGCTGGCAGAACAAGTCTCTCCCCGGAGACCCCAACTACCTGGTGGGAGCCAACTGCGTTTCTGTGCTCATCGACCACTTCTAA